A portion of the Mycobacteriales bacterium genome contains these proteins:
- a CDS encoding GAF and ANTAR domain-containing protein, translating to MCASDGTSADGVSTQSAEFQRVESAAVAAGELFELLTATDTFDGFLQELAVLAAREVGGELSCGITARSDRRPVTVASSDALAAQLDEMQYADGIGPCMHALNTGEVVQIDDLASDERWGVYRSDAFAHGLRSSLSMPIGSNGHIVGALNLYSTEPRTFTAEHRRRAARFADRAAGALSVAARISAQTRLSEQLRQALESRAVIDQAIGVVMAQQRCSAEQAFAVLRSASQNRNMKLRTVAAGIVGSLQQHAPHDRQVDGHTDGHVDGTGPAAH from the coding sequence ATGTGCGCCAGCGATGGCACGTCGGCCGACGGCGTGTCCACCCAGTCAGCCGAATTCCAGCGAGTCGAGTCTGCGGCCGTCGCCGCAGGTGAATTGTTCGAGTTGTTGACCGCTACCGACACGTTCGACGGCTTTTTGCAGGAGTTGGCCGTTCTGGCCGCCCGGGAGGTCGGCGGCGAGCTGTCCTGCGGGATCACGGCCCGCTCCGACCGGCGGCCCGTGACCGTGGCGAGTAGCGATGCGCTCGCCGCCCAGCTCGATGAGATGCAGTACGCCGACGGGATCGGCCCGTGCATGCACGCGCTGAACACCGGCGAGGTCGTCCAGATCGACGACCTCGCCAGCGACGAGCGGTGGGGCGTCTACCGCTCCGATGCCTTCGCCCACGGGCTGCGGAGCTCCCTGTCGATGCCGATCGGTTCCAACGGACACATCGTCGGGGCGCTGAACCTGTATTCCACCGAGCCGCGCACCTTCACCGCCGAGCACCGCCGGCGGGCAGCCCGGTTCGCGGATCGGGCCGCGGGGGCGCTGAGCGTCGCCGCCCGGATCTCCGCGCAGACTCGGCTCAGTGAGCAGCTCCGGCAGGCCTTGGAGTCCCGGGCGGTCATCGACCAGGCCATCGGGGTGGTCATGGCTCAGCAGCGCTGCAGTGCCGAACAGGCCTTCGCGGTGCTCCGGTCGGCGTCTCAGAACCGCAACATGAAGCTGCGCACCGTCGCCGCCGGGATCGTCGGGTCGCTGCAGCAGCACGCACCGCACGACCGTCAGGTCGACGGCCACACGGACGGCCATGTGGACGGGACCGGCCCGGCGGCCCACTGA
- a CDS encoding STAS domain-containing protein translates to MVTASYTTDRDRRGVVVVSVVGELDAYTAPKIRGGLRAALTDSTTKQLRVDMAGVSFLDSSGISALIRCQAEADERGVALVVVNPQPQPLKVLQIVGLTEFLGVTTDSEAAG, encoded by the coding sequence GTGGTCACAGCTAGTTACACCACGGATCGGGACCGGCGTGGCGTCGTCGTCGTCAGCGTGGTCGGCGAACTCGACGCTTACACCGCCCCCAAGATCCGCGGCGGCCTCCGAGCCGCCCTCACCGACTCGACGACCAAGCAGCTACGGGTGGATATGGCCGGAGTGTCCTTCCTGGACTCCTCCGGGATATCGGCATTGATCCGCTGTCAGGCCGAGGCCGACGAGCGCGGGGTCGCGCTCGTCGTGGTCAACCCGCAGCCGCAGCCGTTGAAGGTGCTGCAGATCGTCGGACTGACCGAGTTCCTCGGTGTCACGACCGACAGCGAGGCCGCCGGCTGA